Genomic segment of Umezawaea sp. Da 62-37:
ACTCGCGGTTCGGCACGGCGCTGGTGATCGCGGGCGGGATGCTGCCCGCCGCGATCTTCATCCTCAAGGACTTCATGGACTCGGTGCCGAAGTCCTACGAGGAGTCCGCGCGGGTGTTCGGCGCCTCGCCCCGGCAGGTGCTGGGCCACGTCGTGCTGCCGGTCGCGCGACCGGGCGTGGCGACGATCCTGGTGTGGTCGTTCGTCAACGCGTGGGGCAACTTCCTGCTGCCGTTCCTGCTGCTGCGCGACGTCGGCAAGCAGCCCGCGGCGGTGCTGCTGCGGACGTTGCAGGACGAGGGCGGCAGCGCCAACCTGGCGGTGATCCCGGTGTTCTCGCTGCTGTACTCGATCCCGGTGGTCGTGCTGTACCTGTTCGTCAGCAAGCGGTACGGCTTCCGCTTCCACGGGGGGATCAAGAGCTGATGGCGGGTATCGGGATCGCTGGAGTGTCCACTGTGTACCCGAACGGGGTGCGCGCGGTGGACGGGCTGGACCTGGACGTCATCGACGGCGAGCTGTTCGCGCTGCTCGGCCCGTCCGGGTGCGGCAAGACCACGCTGCTGCGCACGATCGCGGGCCTGGAGCAGGCCACCGACGGGGAGGTCCTGATCGGCGGGCGCGACGTGACGCGCGAGCAACCCGGCGCGCGCGGGGTCGCGATGGTGTTCCAGGACTACGCGTTGTTCCCGCACATGACCGTGGCGGAGAACATCGCCTACCCGCTGCGGGTCCGCCGCGCCCCGAAGGCCAGGCAGCGCGAGGTCGCCGAGCGGACGGCGGCGGGCCTGAGCCTGTCCGGGCTGCTCGACCGCAGGCCGGGTCAGCTCTCCGGCGGGCAGCAGCAGCGCACCGCCCTCGCCAGGGCGGTCGCGATGGAGGCCGACGTGCTGCTGCTCGACGAGCCGCTGTCCAACCTGGACGCCAGGCTGAGACTGGAGGCGCGGACCTTCCTCAAGCGCCTGCAACGGGAACTGGCGCTCACCACGGTCTTCGTGACGCACGACCAGGCCGAGGCGCTGGCGCTGGCCGACCGGATCGCGGTCATGGAATCCGGTCGGATCCGCCAGCTGGGCACGCCGAGGGAGGTCTTCCAGCGACCCGTCGACACGTTCGTCGCGAACTTCATCGGCTCCACCCCGATGAACCTGCTCGACGGCGTGGTCCGCGGCGACCGGGTCGAGTGCGCGGGCGCGCCGCTGCCGCTGCCGGTCGACCTCGCCGACGGCACGCCCGTCGTGGTGGGCGTGCGCCCGGAGTACCTCGCCGTCGCCGACGAGGGGATCGCCGGGCGGGTGTCCATCGTGGAGAACCTCGGCGTGACCTCGTTGGTGACGCTGGAGTGCGCCGACGGCGTCCTCGTCGGCTTCACCGTGCCGGAGCACGAGGAACCCGCCGTCGGCGACGCGCTGCGCGTCGCCCCCGCACCCGGCAGGCTGCTCTGCTACGGGGAGGACGGCCTGCTGCTCGGCGCGGTCTGAGGCGCGGCGATCCCGGCGACGAGCCGGTCGAACAGGCGGGTGAACGTCGCGGACTCGTCGGCGGTCCAGTCGGCCATGGCGTCGACGAACACGTCCTGAAGCCGTTCGCGCATGGCCCGCACGGTCCGTTCGCCGAGATCGGTGAGCGCGAGCGCCGTGGCGCGGGAGTCGGTGGGGTGGGGTCGCCGGGCGAGCAGTCCCGCGTGTTCGAGGCGGGTGGCGTAGCGGGTGGTCACCGTGCGCTCGAACCCGATCCGCGCGGCGAGTTCGCTGGTCGTGGCCGTGCCGAGGCGGGCGAGTCCGGACAGCACGGGGTAGGTGGTCTCGTCGACGCCCTCGGTGTCGGCGATCAGCACGCGGTAGAGGTGGGACCGGTTGCCGCGCAGCAGCAGCTCCCCGATGGTCGCGGCGACCCGCGCCCCGTCGTCTCGTCTGGACATGTGACCCAGGATACGTGTAATCGACACGCATTTCTTGCTACCGTCCTAGTGCGTGTAAATTACACGCACTTGGCGAGGGGGAAGTCATGACCGGACCGGTCCGTCCCGAGGACGTCCTGCCCGACGACGTGGACAGCGGCGTCCTGAACGGCGTCGAGGTCCGCAAGGGCAGCGTCGCGGCGTTCGTCGCCAACGCCCGGCGCCTCGACGACCTGCGGCCCGGCTCACCCGAGCGCGACGCCGTCCTGGCCGAGCTCCGGCGGCTGGTCCCGGCCCTGCGCGCGGTCGGCGTCCTCGACGTCTTCGCGCCCCGGTCGGCGGCGCTCGCGGACGTGATCGCGGGAGCGTGAACCCGCGGTCTCCGGGGGAGGACCGGCCGTTCCTCCCCCGGAGGCGAGTGGCGCTCGGGATTCGGACACCTTCAGGTGAAGCGGCCGCACTCGATCGAGCACCACCGGCCCGCGGAGTTCCGCTCGTGCCCACCGCGGGAGGTCTACCGGTTCGTCGCCGCGACGGTGGCCGACCAGACCGCCGCGCCGCTGCGACTGGCCGGCGCCGGGCTGCGCCGGTTGCTCACCCGGCCGTCGGACCCGGTGCGCGGGCGCCGATCCGCCGTGCCCCGCGCCCGCGTGACCCCGTGCGCAACCGGGGGAATTGTCGGAGTTCGGTGGAATGCGTCGTCTGACGCGGAAAGGTCGCGCGCGGCGGGGCAGGCTCCGAATCATGAACTTGGTCGTGGTGTTGAGTTGGGTCCTGCCGATCGTGGGTGGCTGCGGCACCTACCTGGCGCGCGATCACCGCGTGGGCTGGGTGATCGGACTGGGCACCCAGGTGATGTGGATCATGCTGGGCGTCATCACCGGGCTGACCGGGCTCGCCGCCTCGGCGCTGTGGTTCGGCGCCATCCAGTTCCGCAACTGGCGCACGTTCACCCCGCGCGTCGTGCACCAGCCCGCGTGCACCGGGTGTCCGTGCGCCGCGACACCGGTCGCGACGCGGAGACGGCGGGTCGCCGTTCCGGACCCGGCGAGGTGATGGTGTGATCTGCCCCTGCTGAACGGACGACCGTCCACGAGGGAACCGGAGTGCCGTCCGGGACGTCCAGGACGTGGAGCGGGGAGTTCCGCTCGATGAAAGGGGCACTGCCTTGACCGATCGAGGCGATCGCATCGTCGCCGTCCTGGAGAACGCCTTCGAGGACCTGATGTCGGCCGACCCGGCGGCTTTCCGCGCCAAGTTCCGGAAGATGGCGGCCGAGCCGTGGACGTTCTACCGGGGCAGCGCGTGCCTGTTCTACGCGGACATGGCCGAGGAATCCGACAAATGGGCCGACGAGCGGACAAGTCGGGTGTGGATCCAGGGTGATCTGCACGCGGAGAACTTCGGGACCTACATGGACGCCGAGGGCACCCTGGTGTTCGACGTCAACGACTTCGACGAGGCCTACCTCGGCGCGTTCACGTGGGACGTGCGGCGGCTGGCGGCCAGCATGGCGCTGCTCGGCTGGCGCAAGGCGTTGTCGGACAGGATCATCGAGGAACTCGTGCGGACCTACGTCTCCGCCTACGTCGGACAGGTCCGGTCGTTCGCCGAGAACCCGAACGACGAGCTGTTCAGCCTGCGGCTGGACAACACCGAGGGCGCGCTGCACCAGGTGCTGCTGCGCGCCCGGCTCGCCACCAGGGTCGGACTGCTCGACGACACCACCCTGATCGTCGACTACGAGCGGCGGTTCCGCCGCGACCGCGCGGGTGTGCGGGAACTGGGGGACGAGGAGCGCGCGGCGGTCGAGCGGGCGTTCGCCGGGTACCTGGACACCATCCCCAGCGGCAAGAGGGCGAGCGGCAGCCTCACCTACGCGGTCAAGGACGTCGTGGGCCGCAGCGGTTTCGGCATCGGCTCGGCCGGGCTGCCCGCGTACAACGTCCTGGTCGAGGGGCGCACCCAGGCGCTGGAGAACGACGTCGTCCTGTCGATGAAGCAGGCGAACGTGGCCGCGCCCAGCCGGATCGTGCGCGACGAGCGCATCCGCGAGTACTTCACCGACCACGGCCACCGCACCGCCGTGTCCCAGCGGGCGTTGCAGGCGCACGCGGACCCGTGGCTCGGGCACACCGAGATCGACGGCGTCGGGTACGTGGTGTCGGAATTGTCCCCCTACGTCTCGGATCTGGACTGGTCGGACCTGACCGAGCCCGCGGACATGCTGCCGGTGCTGGGTTATCTCGGCCGGGCGACCGCGAAGATGCACTGCGTCGCCGACTCCGACTCCGAGCAGACGCTGGTCGCCTTCCAGTGCGAGGAGGCCATCGCGGCCGCGATCGGCGACCGCGACGAGGAGTTCGCCGACTCGATCGTCGAGTTCGCGCTGCGCTACGCCGCGCAGACCCGCGAGGACCACCGGCTGTTCGTGGACGCGTTCCGCGAGGGGCGGATCAAGGGGATCGAGTCGACCGAGGCGCGGTGAGGCCGGGTGGGACGGGTCCGCCGATCGCGCGGCGAACCCGCCCGACCGCCGGGGTTCGGTGAACCCCGCGCAGGCGGAAGTCGTTGGGAACTAAGGTGTGGCGATGAGGCCGACCTTGGAAGACGTTGCCAGGGCAGCGGGCGTGTCCCGTGCCACCGTTTCGCGCGTGGTGAACAACCAGCCGGGGGTCGCGCCGCCGGTGCGGGAATGGGTGCGGGGGGTCATCGCCGAGACCGGGTACCAGCCGCACCTGGGGGCACGGGCGCTGGTGTCGGGGCAGGCGGACGTGGTCGACCTGGTGATCGTGGACGACGACCCGCGGGCGCTGAGCGCGAACCCGCACTACTCGCGGGTGATCTCCGGTGTGGTGGAAGTGCTGGCGCGCAAGGAAGTCCAGTTGCGCGTGAAGCTGGTGACGCACGCGGGCACGGGCAAGCTGCTCACCGACGCCGCCCGTCCACTCGGGACGCTGCTGGTCAACGTGCACGCTGATCTCGCGGCGCGGTTGCGCAAGAGCGGCCGGGTGGTGTCGATGGGGCGGTCGGCGCCGCGCGTGCCGTTCTTCGAACCGGACAACGCGGCCGGGGTGGGGTTGGCGGTCCGGCACCTGTTCGACAGCGGCCGCCGGAAGATCGCGGCCGTGCACGGACCGGCCGACAACCCGTGCGCGGTGGACCGGCGGACCGGGTACCTGGCCGCGATGGCGGCCGTCGGGTCGGAGCCGGTGTCGATGGAGGGCGACTTCACCCGTCCGACGGCGCTGCGGCTGGCCCGCGCGCTGCTCCTGGAGCACCCCGATGTGGACGCGGTGTTCGCCGCCTGCGACATGACCGCGTCGGCCGTGCTCCAGGCGTTGGCCGAGTCGGGCCGCCGGGTGCCGGACGACGTGGCCGTGGTGGGGTTCGACGACAGCGTGCTGGCCTCGTCGGCGAGCGTTCCGCTGACGTCGGTGGCGAGCCCGGTGGAGCGGCTCGCGGCGTCGGCGACGATGGTGCTGCTGGAGCCCGTGATCCGCGGTGTCGGGCACGCCCGTGTGCCGGTCGGGCTCACGGTGCGCCGCAGCAGCACGGCGGTCTGACCGACCGGCTGCGTTGGTCCGGTCGGTGGTTCGAGGCGAGTCGCCAGGGTGGTTTCGGCGACGGAGCCCTCTTCGGCGACCCTTGACGGTGGCACGGGTGTCCTTTTAAGGTCCGGCATGTCGAAACATTTCACCTCTGCGGTCGAAAGTTTCGGAATCAAGCCGTCGCAAAGGAGCGAAAGCCTGATGAAGCCGACCCGCCTGGCCACCGCGGTGCTCGCCGCCGTGGCGCTGACGGTCCCGTTGGTCCCCGCCACCTCCGCCGCGCCCGGTGCCGACGACCGGTCGCCCGGCCACACCGGCAAGAACACCCTGCGCCGCGCCGCGCCCGGAGGGTTCCACATCGGCACGGCCGTCGCGGGCGGCGGTCACCACGAGAGCCAGCCCTACCCCGACCCGTTCACCTCGGACGAGGAGTACCGCCAGGTGCTCGGCGCGGAGTTCGACTCCGTGTCCGCCGAGAACCAGATGAAGTGGGAGTACGTCCACCCGGAGCGCGGCCGCTACAACTTCGGCATGGCCGACGCCATCGTCAGGTTCGCCCGGCAGCACGACCAGGTCGTGCGCGGGCACACGCTGCTGTGGCACAGCCAGAACCCGGCGTGGCTGGAGCAGGGCGACTTCACCCCCGACGAGCTGCGCTCGATCCTGCGCGACCACATCAAGACGGTCGTCGGCCGGTACAAGGGGCGCGTCCAGCAGTGGGACGTGGCCAACGAGATCTTCACCGACACCGGCGAGCTGCGCGCCACCGACAACATCTGGATCCGCGAGCTGGGGCCCGGCATCATCGCCGACGCGTTCCTCTGGGCGCACCAGGCCGATCCCCACGCCAAGCTGTTCTTCAACGACTACGGCGTCGAGAGCGTGAACGCCAAGAGCGACGCCTACCTCGCGCTGATCAAGCAGTTGCGCGCCCGGCACGTGCCCGTGGACGGCTTCTCCGCGCAGGCGCACCTGAGCATCCGCTACGGCTTCCCGGACGACCTGGAGGCGAACCTGAAGCGGTTCTCCGCGCTGGGCTTGGAGACCGCGATCACCGAGCTGGACGTGCGCATGGACCTGCCGGAGGGCGGCGTGCCGACCGACGCGCAGCTCGCGCAGCAGGCCGATTACTACAACCGCACGCTCACCGCCTGCCTGAACGTCAAGGGTTGCGACTCGTTCACGATCTGGGGCTTCACCGACAAGTACTCGTGGGTCCCGGTGTTCTTCCAGGGGCAGGGCGCGGCGACGGTGATGCGGGACGACTTCTCGCGCAAGCCCGCCTACTTCGTCCTCCGGTCCACTTTGGGCAAGGCGGCGCACCGGTGAAGCGGCTCCTCGCCGCCGCCACGGCGGCTCTGCTGCTCTTATCGGGGTCCCCGGCCCAGTCGGCCCCGCGCACGCCGTGGATCGGGGCCTGGGCGACCTCGCCCACGACCGTCCCCGCCTCGGACACCACGGCGTTCGAGGACCAGACGCTCCGGCAGGTCGTGCACCTCGCCGTCGGCGGCGCGAGCGTGCGGGTGCGGCTGTCCAACGAGTTCGGCACCCGGCCGCTGGTCGTCGACGAGGCGCACGTGGCCCGCCGCGCGGGGACGGCGTCGTCGGTCGAGCCGCGCAGCGACCGGCGGCTCACGTTCGGCGGTCGGGCCTCGGTCACCGTGCCGCCGGGCGCGCCGCTGCTCAGCGATCCCGTGGCGCTCCCCGTGACCGCGGACTCGGACCTGGTGGTCAGCGTGCACCTGCCGCGCCGCACGGCCGCGACGACCGTGCACGCCTTCCCGTTCCAGGACGGGTACGCGGCGGCGGGCAACGTCACCGACGACGCCGACATCACGCCGACCGGGGTGCTGGGCAAGTGGTACTTCCTCACCGGCGTCAGCGTCACGGGCAGGCCGGAGTCCACCGTGGTGGCGTTCGGCGACTCGATCACCGACGGCGCGGGGACGACCGCGGGCGCGAACCGGCGCTGGCCCGACGTCCTGGCCCGTCGGTTGCAGGCCGATCGCGGCCTGCGGCACCTCGGCGTCGTCAACGCGGGCATCAGCGGCAACCGCCTGCTGCACGACCCGAACCCGCCGGCGGGCACCCCGGCGGAGGGTTACGCGAACTACTTCGGCCAGGCCGCCCTGCGGCGCTTCGACCGCGATGTCCTCGCCCAGCCCGGTGTCTCCCACGTCGTCGTGCTGCTCGGCGTCAACGACCTGGGCCACCCCGGCACCAGCGCGCCGGAGTCGGAACGGGTGACCGCGCGGGACATCATCGACGGCCACCGTCAGCTCATCGCCCGTGCGCACGCCCGGGGGCTGCTGATCCACGGCGGCACGATCACGCCGTTCAAGGACGACACGCTCGGCTTCTACAGCCCGGAGAACGAGGCCGCCCGCCAGGCCGTCAACCGGTGGATCCGCACGAGCGGCGAGTACGACGGCGTGGTCGACTTCGACCGCGCGGTCCGCGATCCGGCCGATCCCGGCCGCCTGCTTGCCGCTTACGACAGCGGTGACCACCTGCACCCGAACGACGCGGGCATGGCCGCGATG
This window contains:
- a CDS encoding DUF2252 domain-containing protein, with the protein product MSADPAAFRAKFRKMAAEPWTFYRGSACLFYADMAEESDKWADERTSRVWIQGDLHAENFGTYMDAEGTLVFDVNDFDEAYLGAFTWDVRRLAASMALLGWRKALSDRIIEELVRTYVSAYVGQVRSFAENPNDELFSLRLDNTEGALHQVLLRARLATRVGLLDDTTLIVDYERRFRRDRAGVRELGDEERAAVERAFAGYLDTIPSGKRASGSLTYAVKDVVGRSGFGIGSAGLPAYNVLVEGRTQALENDVVLSMKQANVAAPSRIVRDERIREYFTDHGHRTAVSQRALQAHADPWLGHTEIDGVGYVVSELSPYVSDLDWSDLTEPADMLPVLGYLGRATAKMHCVADSDSEQTLVAFQCEEAIAAAIGDRDEEFADSIVEFALRYAAQTREDHRLFVDAFREGRIKGIESTEAR
- a CDS encoding MarR family transcriptional regulator; amino-acid sequence: MSRRDDGARVAATIGELLLRGNRSHLYRVLIADTEGVDETTYPVLSGLARLGTATTSELAARIGFERTVTTRYATRLEHAGLLARRPHPTDSRATALALTDLGERTVRAMRERLQDVFVDAMADWTADESATFTRLFDRLVAGIAAPQTAPSSRPSSP
- a CDS encoding SGNH/GDSL hydrolase family protein, whose product is MKRLLAAATAALLLLSGSPAQSAPRTPWIGAWATSPTTVPASDTTAFEDQTLRQVVHLAVGGASVRVRLSNEFGTRPLVVDEAHVARRAGTASSVEPRSDRRLTFGGRASVTVPPGAPLLSDPVALPVTADSDLVVSVHLPRRTAATTVHAFPFQDGYAAAGNVTDDADITPTGVLGKWYFLTGVSVTGRPESTVVAFGDSITDGAGTTAGANRRWPDVLARRLQADRGLRHLGVVNAGISGNRLLHDPNPPAGTPAEGYANYFGQAALRRFDRDVLAQPGVSHVVVLLGVNDLGHPGTSAPESERVTARDIIDGHRQLIARAHARGLLIHGGTITPFKDDTLGFYSPENEAARQAVNRWIRTSGEYDGVVDFDRAVRDPADPGRLLAAYDSGDHLHPNDAGMAAMADAVPLRLFR
- a CDS encoding ABC transporter ATP-binding protein; translation: MSTVYPNGVRAVDGLDLDVIDGELFALLGPSGCGKTTLLRTIAGLEQATDGEVLIGGRDVTREQPGARGVAMVFQDYALFPHMTVAENIAYPLRVRRAPKARQREVAERTAAGLSLSGLLDRRPGQLSGGQQQRTALARAVAMEADVLLLDEPLSNLDARLRLEARTFLKRLQRELALTTVFVTHDQAEALALADRIAVMESGRIRQLGTPREVFQRPVDTFVANFIGSTPMNLLDGVVRGDRVECAGAPLPLPVDLADGTPVVVGVRPEYLAVADEGIAGRVSIVENLGVTSLVTLECADGVLVGFTVPEHEEPAVGDALRVAPAPGRLLCYGEDGLLLGAV
- a CDS encoding carbohydrate ABC transporter permease, which produces MTPAWVVRRIGFYVLVAVVLAFFAVPMLWLATAPFDARPGLGVHWPDWTFANVSTTFRHPYAVTSLVNSILLCVVATVVTTVFAALAAYSLSRVRIPGRDALLYALLLLSSVVTGTAAMVPIFVLMLQLGLIDSRFGTALVIAGGMLPAAIFILKDFMDSVPKSYEESARVFGASPRQVLGHVVLPVARPGVATILVWSFVNAWGNFLLPFLLLRDVGKQPAAVLLRTLQDEGGSANLAVIPVFSLLYSIPVVVLYLFVSKRYGFRFHGGIKS
- a CDS encoding endo-1,4-beta-xylanase is translated as MKPTRLATAVLAAVALTVPLVPATSAAPGADDRSPGHTGKNTLRRAAPGGFHIGTAVAGGGHHESQPYPDPFTSDEEYRQVLGAEFDSVSAENQMKWEYVHPERGRYNFGMADAIVRFARQHDQVVRGHTLLWHSQNPAWLEQGDFTPDELRSILRDHIKTVVGRYKGRVQQWDVANEIFTDTGELRATDNIWIRELGPGIIADAFLWAHQADPHAKLFFNDYGVESVNAKSDAYLALIKQLRARHVPVDGFSAQAHLSIRYGFPDDLEANLKRFSALGLETAITELDVRMDLPEGGVPTDAQLAQQADYYNRTLTACLNVKGCDSFTIWGFTDKYSWVPVFFQGQGAATVMRDDFSRKPAYFVLRSTLGKAAHR
- a CDS encoding LacI family DNA-binding transcriptional regulator, whose amino-acid sequence is MRPTLEDVARAAGVSRATVSRVVNNQPGVAPPVREWVRGVIAETGYQPHLGARALVSGQADVVDLVIVDDDPRALSANPHYSRVISGVVEVLARKEVQLRVKLVTHAGTGKLLTDAARPLGTLLVNVHADLAARLRKSGRVVSMGRSAPRVPFFEPDNAAGVGLAVRHLFDSGRRKIAAVHGPADNPCAVDRRTGYLAAMAAVGSEPVSMEGDFTRPTALRLARALLLEHPDVDAVFAACDMTASAVLQALAESGRRVPDDVAVVGFDDSVLASSASVPLTSVASPVERLAASATMVLLEPVIRGVGHARVPVGLTVRRSSTAV